From a single Marinobacter sp. ANT_B65 genomic region:
- a CDS encoding Imm32 family immunity protein, whose translation MDDYLLTFETDEEGEQVFVHGDPAGLEYFAKQLLEIAEQAKAGEFPHDHYFTGEWGGNELSSEQQSKKGRLVNHVKVYGWPTVKGGKPYSKT comes from the coding sequence ATGGACGACTATCTTCTAACATTTGAAACTGACGAGGAAGGTGAACAGGTTTTTGTTCATGGAGATCCAGCGGGTCTAGAGTATTTTGCAAAGCAGCTACTCGAAATAGCTGAACAAGCGAAAGCTGGCGAGTTTCCTCATGATCACTATTTCACCGGGGAATGGGGTGGCAATGAATTGTCATCTGAACAGCAGTCCAAAAAAGGCAGGCTGGTAAATCACGTTAAGGTATATGGTTGGCCTACCGTAAAAGGTGGCAAACCGTATTCAAAAACATAA
- a CDS encoding DUF2834 domain-containing protein: MRVSTLPLVVLCLFMGFTFWVMAGADQSLLAFGAQLMSRPDTAQVVIDLYILAALSCVWMYQDAKSRGKGLGYLIPFFVVTAVFVSAGPLLYLVLRGERESDAEVGKI; this comes from the coding sequence ATGAGAGTATCCACGTTACCCCTAGTCGTTCTTTGCCTTTTCATGGGCTTCACCTTTTGGGTTATGGCAGGCGCAGACCAGTCACTTCTGGCTTTCGGTGCCCAGCTCATGTCCCGCCCAGACACCGCCCAGGTTGTCATTGATCTCTACATTCTAGCAGCGCTGTCTTGTGTCTGGATGTACCAGGATGCCAAAAGCCGTGGCAAAGGTTTGGGCTATCTCATTCCGTTTTTCGTCGTAACAGCGGTGTTTGTATCTGCTGGACCGCTGCTATATTTGGTGCTGCGTGGCGAGCGAGAGTCGGATGCCGAAGTTGGAAAAATATAA
- a CDS encoding DUF2750 domain-containing protein codes for MNVEIIGDREFIASVQEQDGVWVLTAGQSLYALQAEGGRGLPVWSSAEKAEVFAENLSQKGLSPVFVPMSNFLGAAWLGSSSLQIVDVLASPRYGQESLTYTTEDLHARLKT; via the coding sequence ATGAATGTAGAAATCATCGGTGATCGCGAATTTATCGCCTCTGTTCAGGAGCAAGACGGTGTTTGGGTGTTAACGGCCGGCCAATCGCTTTACGCACTACAAGCGGAGGGTGGCAGGGGGCTTCCTGTCTGGTCTTCAGCAGAAAAAGCAGAAGTGTTCGCCGAGAATTTGAGCCAAAAAGGGTTGTCCCCGGTATTCGTGCCGATGAGCAATTTCCTGGGTGCTGCCTGGTTGGGTTCATCGAGCCTACAAATCGTCGATGTTTTGGCTTCACCCCGCTATGGGCAAGAGTCCCTCACCTACACAACGGAGGACCTCCATGCCAGACTCAAAACGTAA
- a CDS encoding YrhK family protein produces MVKSRTDNPLTFKLGHEELIIRRRYEVISIINDFFIAIWFLFGSILFLYPEYERVAVWMFIIGSFQFLIRPTVRLISHIHVKRIPASNWES; encoded by the coding sequence ATGGTTAAAAGCAGAACCGACAACCCCTTGACCTTCAAACTGGGGCATGAAGAGCTGATCATTCGCCGCCGCTACGAGGTGATCAGCATCATTAATGATTTCTTTATCGCCATCTGGTTTCTTTTTGGCAGCATTCTGTTCCTGTACCCCGAATATGAAAGGGTGGCCGTCTGGATGTTCATCATTGGCAGTTTCCAGTTCCTTATTCGCCCCACCGTCCGGCTTATCAGCCATATTCATGTGAAACGGATACCGGCGAGTAACTGGGAAAGTTAA
- a CDS encoding excalibur calcium-binding domain-containing protein, with translation MAGHQALIEESKRVTSFNCDGRQHCSQMNSRAEAVFFIRNCPNTKMDGDRDGIPCENDSRF, from the coding sequence ATGGCGGGACATCAAGCATTGATTGAGGAATCTAAGCGGGTGACGAGCTTTAATTGTGACGGTCGGCAGCACTGCAGTCAGATGAATTCGAGGGCAGAGGCAGTGTTCTTCATCCGGAACTGCCCAAACACGAAGATGGACGGTGACCGTGACGGCATCCCCTGTGAAAACGATTCCAGGTTCTAA
- a CDS encoding DUF6602 domain-containing protein — protein sequence MNKAKENSKVDGKDFLRSAFAAEQEVLSVQLKLSSESITHDGVMGDVNEQHFISVLRKYLPNRYSVDSAIVIDSNGGTSDQIDIVIYDRQYTPTLLDQHNHRFIPAESVYAVFEVKPTINKGYLEYAAKKAESVRALERTSVPITHVGGDPVIKNLFPIVAGIVATTIDWAEGFSSGAFMQNNNALVELQRLDCGLSVTGGCFDLFGEELKVGPNKNSLAYFIFRLLQKLNSLGTVPAVDWNKYAMVMSEQDA from the coding sequence ATGAATAAAGCAAAAGAAAATTCAAAAGTAGATGGAAAGGATTTTCTCCGATCAGCATTCGCTGCAGAGCAGGAAGTATTGAGTGTACAACTAAAGTTGTCATCTGAATCAATTACTCACGATGGGGTCATGGGTGATGTTAATGAGCAGCACTTCATATCCGTGCTTAGAAAGTATCTTCCAAATCGCTATTCAGTGGATAGCGCAATTGTCATTGACTCCAATGGCGGAACTAGCGACCAGATAGATATTGTTATCTATGACCGCCAATATACTCCAACCCTACTTGATCAACACAATCATCGTTTTATTCCTGCAGAGTCCGTGTACGCTGTTTTTGAAGTGAAACCAACCATAAATAAGGGCTATCTTGAGTATGCAGCTAAGAAGGCCGAATCGGTTAGGGCTTTGGAGCGTACTAGCGTCCCTATTACGCATGTTGGTGGTGATCCAGTCATTAAAAATTTATTTCCAATTGTGGCTGGTATCGTCGCCACCACAATAGATTGGGCTGAGGGATTCTCGAGTGGGGCATTTATGCAGAATAACAATGCCTTAGTCGAGTTACAGAGGCTTGATTGCGGGTTGTCTGTGACAGGTGGTTGCTTTGATTTATTTGGCGAAGAACTTAAAGTCGGACCTAACAAAAATTCATTAGCCTATTTTATTTTCCGACTCTTGCAAAAACTAAATAGCCTTGGAACTGTGCCAGCAGTAGATTGGAATAAATACGCAATGGTAATGAGTGAGCAAGATGCCTAA
- a CDS encoding nucleotidyltransferase: MSEDTYLRSILQKYDVNISGAEAAGNSIYPVIQRWGNSYLVKAEFSGSLAKGTGINIGTDADIFISVSSNTPGTLADLYGTLFDAVTQAGYTARKQNVSIGTTVNGYNIDLVPGRRQSQYGNDHSLYKSKSGSWTQTNINTHINHVKNSNRIEEIRLSKIWRQLHNLEFPSFYLELAVIDSLKYSTAGNLSANFLKVLEFFRDSLPSTRYVDPANTNNIISDDLTAAQKIAISSRARLSRNQQNWGGIVW, translated from the coding sequence ATGTCAGAAGATACATACTTACGTAGCATTCTGCAGAAATATGACGTAAATATTTCTGGTGCCGAAGCAGCAGGGAATTCCATTTACCCCGTAATTCAAAGATGGGGTAATAGCTATCTAGTAAAAGCTGAGTTTTCAGGGTCTCTTGCGAAGGGAACCGGCATTAATATTGGTACAGATGCGGACATATTCATATCAGTGTCATCAAATACGCCAGGTACTCTAGCTGATTTGTATGGGACATTATTTGACGCTGTTACTCAGGCGGGATACACAGCAAGAAAACAGAATGTTTCGATTGGCACTACTGTAAATGGCTATAATATTGATTTGGTTCCAGGTAGACGACAGTCACAGTATGGAAATGATCACAGTCTGTATAAAAGTAAATCTGGAAGTTGGACTCAAACCAATATAAATACCCACATTAACCACGTGAAAAACAGCAATAGAATAGAAGAGATTAGATTGTCAAAGATCTGGAGGCAGCTTCACAATCTCGAATTTCCATCATTCTACTTGGAGTTGGCTGTAATAGACTCCCTAAAATACTCAACTGCTGGAAATTTATCTGCTAATTTTTTGAAGGTTCTTGAATTCTTCAGGGATAGTTTGCCGTCTACTCGGTATGTAGACCCAGCGAATACCAACAATATTATTTCAGATGACTTAACTGCGGCACAAAAAATAGCAATATCCAGTCGGGCAAGGCTATCTCGAAATCAGCAGAATTGGGGAGGCATAGTTTGGTGA
- a CDS encoding PACE efflux transporter — translation MRSTGDRIRQAVSFEVIGLLTSVPLAAFAFGFSLEKTGVLGLIGATLATTWNYIFNLGFDHVLKRQTGSTRKALKHRLLHAFSFELGLLMAFLPIIAWWMDIGLLEALLVDVSFALFYLAYTFVFTWGYDTIFPDTDEPANSSSPASQPPK, via the coding sequence ATGAGATCCACCGGTGACAGAATCCGGCAAGCAGTTTCCTTTGAAGTAATCGGATTACTCACTTCCGTTCCTCTTGCAGCTTTTGCGTTCGGCTTCTCTCTTGAAAAAACAGGCGTGCTTGGTCTGATAGGGGCCACGCTAGCCACTACATGGAACTACATATTCAATCTGGGTTTCGATCACGTGCTGAAGCGGCAAACCGGGTCAACACGAAAAGCGCTGAAGCACCGCCTACTCCACGCGTTCAGCTTTGAGCTGGGCCTGCTAATGGCCTTCCTGCCGATTATTGCCTGGTGGATGGATATCGGGTTGCTGGAAGCACTTTTGGTCGATGTTTCGTTTGCGCTGTTTTATCTGGCGTACACCTTCGTATTCACCTGGGGTTACGACACTATATTCCCGGACACAGACGAACCAGCGAACAGTTCATCCCCGGCGTCTCAGCCCCCCAAGTAA
- a CDS encoding O-acetylhomoserine aminocarboxypropyltransferase/cysteine synthase family protein, whose product MKFETLALHAGFNGDPTTKAATTPIYQTTSYTFDDTQHGADLFDLKVAGNIYTRIMNPTNSVLEERMAALEGGVGALAVASGMSAITYALQAICRVGNNIISTSQLYGGTYNLFAHSLPNQGIECRMVRHDDFDAIDKAIDDQTRALFCESIGNPAGNVVDIARWAEIAHKHGIPLIVDNTVATPYLCRPFEHGADIVVHSLTKYIGGHGTTVAGCIVDSGKFDWKANGARFPMMNEPDPSYHGVVYTEALGAAAFIGRCRVVPLRNTGAALSPFNSFLIMQGLETLGLRMERHCENAEKVANFLQNHPAVEWVNYAALANSPYKATCEKICGGKASGILSFGIKGGLEAGAKFIDALNLIYRLVNIGDAKSLACHPATTTHRQLNPEELKSAGVSEDLVRLSIGIEHVDDILADITQALEKAQA is encoded by the coding sequence ATGAAATTCGAGACGCTCGCCCTCCACGCCGGTTTCAACGGCGACCCGACCACCAAGGCGGCCACAACTCCAATCTACCAGACCACATCCTACACGTTTGACGACACCCAGCATGGTGCAGACCTGTTTGATCTGAAGGTTGCCGGCAACATTTATACCCGAATCATGAACCCGACCAACTCTGTGCTCGAAGAGCGCATGGCAGCACTTGAAGGCGGCGTGGGCGCGCTTGCTGTTGCCTCGGGCATGTCAGCCATTACCTATGCCCTTCAAGCTATCTGTCGGGTTGGCAACAACATTATCAGCACCAGCCAGTTGTATGGCGGCACCTACAACCTGTTCGCTCACTCTCTGCCAAATCAGGGCATTGAGTGCAGGATGGTTCGCCACGATGATTTCGATGCTATCGACAAGGCCATTGACGACCAGACCCGCGCGCTGTTCTGCGAGTCTATTGGCAACCCCGCTGGCAATGTTGTCGATATTGCACGCTGGGCAGAGATTGCCCATAAGCATGGTATCCCGCTGATTGTGGACAACACCGTCGCTACACCCTACCTGTGCCGCCCCTTCGAGCATGGTGCAGATATTGTCGTGCACTCGCTGACCAAGTACATCGGCGGCCACGGCACCACCGTAGCAGGCTGCATTGTTGATTCGGGCAAGTTTGACTGGAAAGCCAACGGCGCCAGGTTCCCTATGATGAATGAGCCGGACCCGTCCTATCACGGCGTGGTTTATACAGAAGCGCTGGGCGCCGCCGCGTTTATCGGCCGCTGCCGCGTTGTGCCGCTGCGCAACACCGGTGCCGCACTCTCACCGTTCAATTCATTCCTGATCATGCAAGGCCTGGAAACTCTGGGGTTACGCATGGAGCGCCACTGCGAGAACGCCGAGAAAGTTGCCAACTTCCTGCAGAACCACCCGGCAGTGGAATGGGTGAACTACGCAGCCCTGGCGAACAGCCCTTACAAGGCCACCTGTGAGAAGATTTGTGGAGGCAAAGCCTCCGGCATCCTGAGCTTCGGCATCAAAGGTGGCCTTGAGGCCGGCGCCAAATTCATTGATGCGCTGAATCTGATCTACCGCCTGGTGAACATTGGCGATGCCAAGTCCCTCGCCTGCCACCCGGCAACCACAACTCACCGCCAACTGAACCCGGAAGAGCTCAAGAGCGCGGGCGTCAGCGAAGATCTGGTACGGCTATCGATCGGCATTGAACACGTAGATGACATACTGGCCGATATCACTCAGGCTCTGGAAAAAGCCCAGGCTTGA
- the lipA gene encoding lipoyl synthase, whose protein sequence is MSESAKPRVTSGSKFRNEHGFSAIKDGVKRSANQEPVSDERKPKWLRARMPGGERYEAVRKNVSEHRVSTVCQESHCPNIGECWAAGTATIMVMGSVCTRACRFCAVDTGNPNGWLDKDEPENTAKSVELMGLRYIVLTSVDRDDLEDGGAAHYAACVSAIKQRTPEVAVEALTPDFDAVMSDVEKVLDSGLEVFAQNVETVERLTRRVRDPRAGYKKTLSVLEYAKQYRPDVLTKTSLMLGLGETEEEILATMDDLRAIGVDILTLGQYLRPTPNHLPVEKYVTPEDFNRYREIGLEKGFMEVPSGPMVRSSYRADRVFDKNNLGLSVPDVPTSNAMQIPVKAID, encoded by the coding sequence ATGAGCGAAAGCGCAAAGCCCCGCGTCACCAGTGGTTCCAAATTCCGCAATGAGCATGGTTTTTCGGCTATCAAGGATGGCGTCAAACGCTCGGCAAATCAGGAACCCGTGTCGGACGAGCGCAAGCCCAAATGGCTGAGGGCGCGGATGCCCGGCGGCGAGCGCTATGAAGCTGTGCGCAAGAACGTCAGCGAGCACAGGGTGAGCACTGTATGCCAGGAGTCCCATTGTCCCAATATAGGTGAGTGCTGGGCTGCCGGCACCGCAACCATCATGGTTATGGGTTCCGTATGCACTCGCGCCTGTCGGTTCTGTGCGGTGGATACAGGCAACCCCAATGGCTGGCTGGACAAAGATGAGCCAGAAAATACCGCAAAATCCGTCGAGCTCATGGGGCTGCGCTATATCGTGCTTACCTCCGTTGACCGGGATGATCTGGAGGATGGCGGAGCCGCCCACTACGCGGCCTGCGTCTCAGCAATCAAACAACGTACACCTGAAGTCGCTGTTGAAGCTCTGACCCCGGACTTTGATGCAGTTATGTCCGATGTGGAGAAGGTGCTTGATTCTGGCCTTGAGGTGTTTGCCCAGAACGTGGAAACCGTGGAACGCCTGACACGCCGCGTACGTGATCCACGCGCAGGGTATAAGAAGACTCTCAGCGTTCTGGAGTATGCCAAACAATACCGCCCCGACGTACTTACCAAAACCAGCCTGATGCTGGGTCTGGGCGAGACCGAAGAGGAAATCCTGGCCACGATGGACGACCTTCGCGCAATCGGTGTGGATATTCTGACTCTCGGCCAGTATCTGCGCCCCACTCCGAATCACCTGCCTGTAGAGAAATATGTAACTCCGGAAGACTTCAACAGGTATCGCGAGATTGGCCTTGAGAAAGGCTTTATGGAAGTGCCCTCAGGCCCCATGGTGCGCTCCAGCTACCGGGCAGACAGGGTGTTCGACAAAAACAATCTGGGGCTTTCGGTACCCGATGTCCCCACATCTAACGCTATGCAGATCCCGGTAAAAGCGATCGATTAG
- a CDS encoding Spy/CpxP family protein refolding chaperone has protein sequence MKLAKLFGIALVVLSLAAPALAQQAAGGQPDQIAQLAEMVGLSEDQQKEIRSILDSMQGEIGTLREEARALQEQMQKEIKAEYDEDAIRGYGDDLGDVTGEIATLSALMQARVDSVFTQEQRDELEKRMQKMRQQMQQQSQ, from the coding sequence ATGAAGCTCGCTAAACTGTTCGGTATAGCTCTTGTTGTATTGAGCCTTGCTGCACCGGCACTGGCTCAGCAAGCAGCGGGAGGTCAGCCGGATCAGATTGCCCAGCTGGCTGAGATGGTAGGGCTTTCGGAGGATCAGCAGAAAGAGATCCGCAGTATTCTTGATTCAATGCAGGGTGAGATTGGTACGCTGCGCGAAGAAGCTCGCGCCTTGCAAGAGCAGATGCAGAAAGAAATCAAAGCAGAATATGACGAAGACGCTATCCGCGGATATGGTGATGATCTGGGTGATGTGACCGGCGAAATCGCCACGCTTTCAGCGTTGATGCAGGCCAGGGTAGACAGTGTGTTCACTCAGGAACAGCGCGACGAGCTGGAGAAGAGAATGCAGAAGATGCGTCAGCAGATGCAGCAACAGAGCCAGTAA
- the ylqF gene encoding ribosome biogenesis GTPase YlqF: MAINWFPGHMHKARKEIKKIMPQMDLIIEVLDARIPFSSENPLVPALRGETPLIRVLNKRDLADPEITSLWQTWLEKERGVRTITLTRNQRGEALDILRLASEMTPNHDRQKSALRVMILGIPNVGKSTLINTLAGRPAAKTGNEPAVTKSQQTIKLPDNILLYDTPGFLWPKLSPEACGYRLAITGAIRSSVLDFEDIALFEADYLHQAYPELVKARYGFDELPADGLAIMDGIAAKRRFLGRGGVPDLNKVSEVLLNEFRAGTLGRISLETPDMVEREIQEAAAAEAENESKLAEKKAAAKASRSGRRS; encoded by the coding sequence ATGGCTATTAACTGGTTTCCAGGGCATATGCATAAAGCCCGCAAGGAAATCAAAAAGATCATGCCTCAGATGGATCTCATCATTGAGGTACTGGACGCGCGCATTCCTTTCAGCAGCGAAAACCCGCTGGTGCCAGCTCTGCGTGGCGAAACACCTCTGATCAGAGTCCTTAACAAACGCGACCTGGCAGATCCGGAAATCACCTCCCTGTGGCAGACCTGGCTGGAAAAAGAGCGCGGCGTAAGAACCATCACCCTCACCCGCAATCAGCGTGGTGAAGCACTGGATATACTGCGCCTTGCCAGCGAAATGACACCGAACCATGACCGCCAGAAAAGTGCTCTGCGGGTTATGATTCTGGGGATACCCAATGTGGGAAAATCTACCCTGATCAACACTCTGGCGGGACGCCCGGCGGCAAAAACAGGCAATGAGCCAGCGGTAACCAAGTCGCAGCAAACCATTAAGTTGCCGGACAATATTCTGCTTTACGATACACCGGGCTTCCTGTGGCCGAAGCTTTCACCTGAAGCATGCGGCTACAGGCTGGCAATCACCGGCGCCATTCGCAGTTCGGTTCTGGATTTCGAAGATATCGCTCTGTTTGAGGCCGATTATTTACATCAAGCCTATCCGGAGCTGGTGAAAGCCCGCTATGGCTTTGACGAACTGCCTGCAGACGGCCTGGCCATAATGGACGGAATTGCTGCCAAACGCCGCTTTCTCGGCCGTGGTGGCGTACCCGACCTTAACAAGGTCTCTGAAGTACTGCTCAATGAGTTCCGCGCAGGCACTCTCGGGCGAATTTCCCTGGAGACTCCAGACATGGTAGAGCGGGAAATACAGGAAGCCGCTGCTGCCGAAGCTGAAAATGAGTCTAAACTTGCAGAAAAGAAAGCCGCGGCCAAAGCATCCCGCTCTGGCCGCCGCTCATAA
- the fabB gene encoding beta-ketoacyl-ACP synthase I: MRRVVVTGMGIVSCLGNSLDEVYASLKNGTSGIRFNETYKEMGFRSLVSGSPMVDTTVIDRKMRRFMGPSAMYSYLAMEQAIAQAGLSDEQVSNDRTGLIAGSGGSSCSSQVEATDIMRAKGVKRIGPYMVPRIMTSTVSACLATAYKIRGVNYSMSSACATSAHCIGHAMEQIQNGKQDIVFAGGGEEEDWSLTMMFDAMGALSTKYNDAPETASRPFDSGRDGFVIAGGGGMVVLEELEHAQKRGANIIAELTGYGATSDGYDMVAPSGEGAQRCMKQAMATIRGKIDYINAHGTSTPVGDLAEMGAVQKTFGADIPAISSTKSLSGHSLGAAGVHEAIYSLLMLQHGFIAGTANLASVDEAIGNMPLVGPQGREAALETVMSNSFGFGGTNASLVFEKLPA; this comes from the coding sequence ATGAGACGAGTCGTCGTCACCGGCATGGGCATCGTTTCCTGCCTCGGAAACTCTCTTGATGAGGTTTACGCAAGCCTCAAAAACGGAACCTCAGGCATCCGCTTCAATGAAACCTACAAAGAGATGGGATTTCGAAGCCTGGTTTCCGGATCCCCAATGGTTGATACCACCGTTATTGACCGCAAAATGCGGCGCTTCATGGGGCCGTCGGCCATGTACAGCTATCTCGCCATGGAGCAGGCAATTGCCCAGGCGGGCCTGAGCGACGAGCAGGTTTCCAACGATCGCACAGGGCTGATTGCGGGCTCTGGCGGCTCATCCTGCTCAAGCCAGGTTGAAGCAACCGACATCATGCGTGCAAAAGGCGTCAAACGAATCGGGCCCTACATGGTACCCCGCATCATGACCAGTACAGTTTCTGCCTGTCTGGCCACTGCATACAAGATTCGCGGAGTGAACTACTCAATGTCTTCTGCCTGTGCCACCAGTGCCCACTGCATCGGCCATGCCATGGAGCAGATTCAGAACGGCAAGCAGGATATCGTATTTGCCGGAGGTGGTGAGGAAGAAGACTGGAGCCTCACAATGATGTTTGATGCCATGGGCGCACTTTCTACCAAGTACAACGATGCTCCGGAAACTGCATCTCGCCCCTTCGATTCCGGGCGCGATGGTTTCGTGATCGCCGGCGGCGGCGGCATGGTGGTACTGGAAGAACTTGAACACGCGCAAAAGCGCGGAGCCAATATTATCGCAGAGCTTACCGGATACGGAGCCACCTCTGACGGTTACGATATGGTAGCGCCCTCGGGTGAAGGCGCCCAGCGCTGCATGAAGCAGGCGATGGCTACCATTCGCGGCAAGATTGATTACATCAATGCCCACGGGACCAGCACCCCTGTAGGTGATCTGGCCGAAATGGGCGCCGTGCAGAAAACCTTCGGCGCCGATATTCCCGCCATTTCATCAACAAAATCCCTCTCCGGCCACTCTCTCGGGGCCGCTGGCGTTCACGAAGCCATATACTCCCTGCTGATGCTACAGCATGGTTTTATTGCCGGTACCGCCAACCTTGCTTCGGTAGATGAGGCCATTGGGAACATGCCTCTGGTGGGGCCTCAGGGCCGGGAAGCAGCACTTGAAACAGTTATGTCCAACAGCTTCGGCTTTGGTGGAACAAACGCCTCTCTGGTATTTGAGAAACTGCCAGCCTGA
- the fnr gene encoding fumarate/nitrate reduction transcriptional regulator Fnr: MARAINFRQVPAPLKASCHQCSLSNLCLPLAIEDNDLERLEDIVQQGRIYNRGEHIFDQSTPFRSCFAVKSGSIKTSIITESGEEQVTGFFMPGELVGLDSMSGESYACTAKALERTSVCEFPVDKLEELTVKLPELQHHMYHLMSQEIQNGHQLAMLLSKNTAEERIASLLLSLSSRFQRRRMSPTNFSLPMARNDIANFLGLAVETVSRVFTRFQNQGIIKARGREVELLDVEALQMVTREFSRQGCQQ, from the coding sequence ATGGCACGAGCAATTAATTTCCGCCAAGTCCCTGCACCGCTAAAAGCGTCCTGCCACCAATGCAGCCTGAGCAACCTGTGCTTGCCTCTCGCCATTGAAGATAACGACCTGGAAAGACTGGAAGATATCGTTCAGCAGGGCCGCATTTACAACCGCGGTGAACATATATTTGATCAGAGCACGCCCTTTCGCTCCTGCTTTGCAGTAAAAAGCGGTTCCATCAAAACATCGATTATTACTGAAAGCGGTGAAGAACAGGTCACGGGGTTCTTTATGCCCGGCGAACTTGTTGGGCTGGACAGCATGAGTGGTGAATCCTACGCTTGCACAGCAAAAGCTCTTGAACGCACCAGCGTATGCGAGTTCCCTGTAGACAAGCTGGAAGAGCTCACCGTAAAACTGCCGGAATTACAGCACCACATGTATCACCTGATGAGTCAGGAGATCCAGAATGGTCACCAGCTCGCGATGCTGTTAAGCAAAAATACGGCCGAGGAACGCATTGCATCTTTGCTTCTGTCCCTGTCCAGTCGCTTCCAGCGTCGGCGCATGTCACCCACAAACTTCAGCCTCCCAATGGCCAGGAACGACATCGCCAACTTCCTGGGTCTTGCGGTTGAAACCGTCAGCCGTGTTTTCACACGTTTCCAGAACCAGGGCATCATCAAGGCACGGGGCCGTGAAGTGGAACTGCTGGATGTTGAAGCGCTGCAGATGGTAACCCGGGAGTTTTCCCGCCAGGGCTGCCAGCAATAA
- a CDS encoding SDR family oxidoreductase, with protein MHVLVVHDYGPLGKILLELLRETSLHVSPLLISDPAGVNLSALESWIPKDTDLIVNALWLADPEAAERDPEGTQKAAFSLPLAIAEFARDRNMALFQLSSCYVFDGRKQSGYISSNPGQPVNQLGNWQWECEQALRTLLPRHIILRSGWSLSRFIRKVRVSTASDEPLLLPGRCVGQPVAVRDLARVMAAVIQQLDCGAEAWGTFQHAGAEVISMYELGLAIAGLPGIPEDLHVIDDMPAWGALEPPNTALICTKLRNTFGIKQVPWRSGLFDELAMLRDEEKHISAVTPAE; from the coding sequence GTGCATGTACTTGTTGTTCACGATTACGGTCCCTTGGGGAAAATTCTGCTTGAGTTGCTTCGGGAGACTTCCCTGCATGTCAGCCCCTTGCTGATCAGCGATCCTGCAGGTGTCAATCTGAGTGCGCTCGAAAGCTGGATTCCGAAGGACACCGACCTTATCGTCAATGCGCTATGGCTGGCGGACCCCGAAGCTGCTGAGCGCGATCCTGAGGGCACACAAAAAGCAGCTTTTTCGTTACCCCTGGCTATCGCCGAGTTTGCTCGTGACAGGAATATGGCTTTGTTTCAGCTATCTTCCTGTTACGTATTTGATGGCCGCAAACAGAGTGGCTACATATCCTCAAACCCGGGACAGCCGGTTAATCAGCTGGGCAACTGGCAGTGGGAGTGCGAACAGGCATTGCGTACCCTTCTGCCTCGGCACATCATTCTACGTTCCGGCTGGAGCCTGAGTCGTTTTATCCGGAAGGTTAGGGTGAGTACGGCATCTGATGAACCTTTATTGCTGCCGGGGCGCTGTGTGGGCCAGCCGGTTGCGGTGAGAGATCTTGCCAGGGTAATGGCGGCCGTTATACAGCAGCTGGATTGCGGAGCAGAAGCATGGGGAACATTTCAGCATGCGGGCGCTGAGGTCATCAGTATGTATGAGCTGGGGCTTGCGATTGCGGGGTTACCTGGTATTCCCGAGGATCTTCATGTAATCGATGACATGCCGGCATGGGGTGCTCTGGAGCCGCCAAACACTGCGCTGATCTGTACTAAGCTCCGCAATACCTTTGGTATCAAGCAGGTTCCCTGGCGTTCCGGGCTGTTCGATGAACTGGCAATGCTGAGGGACGAGGAAAAGCACATCTCTGCTGTAACACCGGCCGAATAA